One Thalassospira marina DNA window includes the following coding sequences:
- the moaD gene encoding molybdopterin converting factor subunit 1 produces the protein MKIVYFAWVKDRIGKAEETLDLPENIRTVADLLAWMPTRGDNYAAAFQDPELVRVALDQEFAQADAVIGETREIALFPPVTGG, from the coding sequence ATGAAGATTGTTTATTTTGCCTGGGTCAAGGACCGTATCGGCAAGGCTGAAGAAACCCTGGACCTGCCTGAAAATATCCGCACCGTGGCGGACCTTTTGGCATGGATGCCAACGCGCGGGGATAATTACGCCGCCGCCTTTCAGGACCCGGAACTGGTGCGTGTTGCGCTGGATCAGGAATTTGCCCAGGCGGACGCCGTTATTGGCGAAACGCGGGAAATTGCATTATTTCCGCCCGTGACCGGCGGTTAA
- a CDS encoding LysR family transcriptional regulator — protein MDDISRRRFDWNLLHTFTVIVEERSITGAANRLLLRQPSVSNALKRLEDQIGARLIDRERGRFEVTEQGAALYHECREICGAIGRLSDVMQDSGGQLTGHLHLWMASHVVFPPLDEALFEFNRQHPQVTYEINVATSAHVVSQVLSQQASFGICLVNEQHPRLEYRRLYREHFGFFCGPTHHLFGRRDLTLADLRHEAFVSFSTDQLSDALAPVAVLRAREGMKGKVIATSPHLEEVRRLINAGLGIGPLPIHVVKSARDRGVLWQLPPYDAPPAIDIYLVTNPRMSLSRAERFFIDNLTARLAAAPDGYFIYS, from the coding sequence ATGGATGATATTTCCAGACGCAGGTTTGACTGGAACCTGCTGCATACCTTTACCGTCATTGTCGAGGAACGGTCCATCACCGGGGCGGCAAACCGGTTGCTGTTGCGCCAGCCCAGTGTCAGCAATGCCTTGAAACGCCTGGAAGACCAGATCGGCGCGCGCCTGATTGACCGCGAACGTGGCCGTTTTGAAGTGACGGAGCAGGGTGCGGCACTTTATCACGAATGCCGGGAAATTTGCGGTGCCATTGGCCGCTTATCCGATGTGATGCAGGATAGTGGCGGGCAGTTGACCGGGCATTTGCATTTATGGATGGCAAGCCACGTGGTGTTCCCGCCCCTTGACGAAGCCCTGTTTGAATTTAACCGGCAGCATCCACAGGTAACCTATGAAATCAATGTTGCCACATCGGCCCATGTTGTTAGCCAGGTTTTGTCCCAGCAGGCGAGCTTTGGCATTTGCCTGGTCAATGAACAACATCCGCGCTTGGAATATCGCAGGCTTTACCGGGAACATTTCGGCTTCTTTTGCGGGCCGACGCATCACCTTTTTGGCCGGCGGGATTTGACACTGGCCGACTTGCGCCACGAAGCATTTGTTTCATTTTCCACCGATCAGCTTTCCGATGCACTGGCGCCAGTGGCCGTTTTGCGCGCGCGTGAAGGCATGAAAGGCAAGGTTATTGCCACCAGCCCGCATCTGGAAGAAGTGCGCAGGTTGATCAATGCCGGTTTGGGGATTGGGCCTTTGCCGATACATGTTGTGAAAAGCGCGCGTGACCGTGGGGTGTTGTGGCAACTCCCCCCATATGATGCGCCGCCCGCGATTGATATTTATCTGGTGACCAATCCGCGCATGTCATTAAGCCGGGCGGAACGGTTTTTCATCGATAACCTGACGGCACGTTTGGCAGCCGCACCTGACGGATATTTTATCTATTCGTGA
- a CDS encoding ABC transporter permease has product MAAGVARAQKRAPWILLSPSLVTIGFLLIIPMMFIVVYSFWLRTATGADQTGFYLDNWQEVLSDPFYRDILFQTLKIAFYTTVICAFVGYIPAYFVANTRMRSKTFLLLMLMLPFWISYIIRTMSWINILGTSGAINGLLLWAGIIDSPLNMLYNQTTVILGLVHYLLPFMILNVYVSLDGIDKNLTEAAESLGCNGFQAFREVTLPLSFPGLAAGSLLCFVLASGTYITPLILGGPRDAMFANLVFEAIITQLNWPLGSALSLVLLALLGALVVIYTRYLGVDQIAKSFR; this is encoded by the coding sequence ATGGCCGCTGGTGTCGCAAGGGCGCAAAAACGCGCCCCGTGGATACTGCTTTCACCATCACTGGTAACGATTGGCTTTCTGCTGATCATTCCGATGATGTTTATTGTGGTGTATTCCTTCTGGTTACGAACCGCCACCGGCGCGGACCAGACCGGGTTCTACCTTGATAACTGGCAGGAAGTACTATCCGATCCGTTTTATCGCGACATCCTGTTTCAAACCCTGAAAATCGCGTTTTACACCACAGTCATTTGCGCCTTTGTCGGCTACATTCCCGCCTATTTTGTTGCCAATACGCGCATGCGCTCCAAAACGTTTCTGCTGTTGATGCTGATGTTACCTTTCTGGATCAGCTACATCATCCGCACCATGTCCTGGATCAATATCCTTGGCACGTCAGGTGCCATCAACGGCCTGTTATTGTGGGCTGGCATCATCGATAGTCCCCTTAACATGCTTTATAACCAGACCACGGTTATTCTTGGCCTGGTGCATTATCTGCTGCCTTTCATGATCCTGAATGTCTATGTCAGCCTTGATGGCATTGACAAAAACCTGACCGAGGCCGCCGAAAGCCTGGGCTGCAATGGCTTCCAGGCCTTTCGCGAAGTCACATTGCCCCTGTCTTTTCCCGGTCTGGCTGCGGGGTCGCTATTATGTTTTGTGCTGGCATCGGGCACCTATATTACCCCGCTTATTCTGGGCGGCCCGCGCGATGCGATGTTTGCCAATCTGGTATTTGAAGCCATCATCACGCAACTCAACTGGCCGCTTGGCTCGGCCCTGTCGCTGGTGCTGCTTGCACTACTTGGGGCTCTGGTCGTGATTTACACCCGTTATCTTGGCGTTGATCAAATCGCCAAAAGTTTCCGGTAA
- a CDS encoding ABC transporter permease, producing the protein MTNGWSWIRIATIFVYLFLFAPVAVVILLAFNANQFGSFPIEGFSLRWFDSLLHNDAIVRAFKTSLLLGVLTSIISTTIGTMAAVAMVRYDFPGKKAISSLLIAPILIPEVVLAVALLLFLQFLALPKSFGLLLMGHVVFTLPFVLLVVQARLVSIRRDVEEAAMSLGATPIQTFFEITLPLMLPAVMAGMLFSFTISFDDITGTLFWKPGGVETVPTQIFAMLRNSISPEINALGAVMVMFTVALPLVATAIARRLSAARIKASMAK; encoded by the coding sequence ATGACAAACGGCTGGTCCTGGATCCGTATCGCCACCATTTTCGTTTATCTTTTTCTGTTTGCGCCGGTCGCTGTCGTTATCCTGCTGGCTTTTAACGCCAACCAGTTTGGTAGCTTCCCGATCGAAGGATTTTCCCTGCGCTGGTTTGATTCCCTTTTGCATAACGATGCCATTGTCCGGGCATTCAAAACGTCGCTTTTGCTCGGTGTTTTAACCAGCATCATTTCAACGACAATCGGCACAATGGCGGCTGTTGCCATGGTGCGTTATGATTTTCCGGGGAAAAAGGCCATTTCCAGCCTGCTGATCGCGCCCATCCTCATCCCCGAAGTGGTCCTGGCTGTTGCGTTATTGCTGTTCCTGCAATTCCTTGCACTGCCCAAAAGCTTTGGCCTTTTGCTAATGGGGCATGTTGTTTTTACCCTGCCCTTTGTGCTGCTGGTCGTACAGGCACGGCTGGTATCCATTCGCCGCGACGTCGAAGAAGCCGCCATGAGCCTGGGCGCCACACCAATCCAGACCTTTTTTGAAATCACCCTGCCCCTCATGCTGCCTGCGGTTATGGCTGGCATGCTGTTTTCCTTCACCATTTCATTTGATGACATTACCGGCACCCTTTTCTGGAAACCGGGCGGCGTTGAAACCGTCCCCACCCAGATCTTTGCCATGCTGCGCAATTCCATCAGCCCGGAAATCAACGCCCTTGGCGCTGTCATGGTGATGTTCACTGTTGCCCTGCCCCTTGTCGCCACCGCCATTGCCCGCCGCCTTTCGGCAGCACGCATCAAGGCCAGCATGGCCAAATAA
- a CDS encoding extracellular solute-binding protein, with translation MDDTKRYERLLSRYKNGEISRRTFLTVLGAAGAAAGIVGGPMGMLVKSARAATPEQVRFDGWGGVVSEAFEKHAFAPYTAKTGIKVVSGTFGGADEYLARVKSSQPGEFNLAHLSGVFDYARYHGLELSSELNEANIPNLKTVITNLIEPLRKISDGKLSAVPYDYGTTGIAYNRKHISDDEAKTKGAKLMIDEAYKGKIGGWAEWKTRVWYGALQSDQDPNNIGDMEAVWDMIRKHRDLALKYWTSGAELMSLLAEEEIYVTEGWSGRIRALQDQGHDIGYYDPKGGLGWQECIFVLKGSPMAACEELLNFMLEPEVAIAVAEGQFYPPSLDPQKVELGKLIPTLPAFDPSGTLDGLSFFDPAYWNKNEADWSKKFSRVQRGY, from the coding sequence ATGGATGATACGAAACGTTATGAACGCCTGCTAAGCCGTTATAAAAATGGCGAAATCAGCCGCCGTACTTTTTTGACTGTTCTGGGCGCTGCTGGTGCTGCTGCCGGTATTGTGGGCGGGCCGATGGGCATGCTGGTCAAATCGGCCAGGGCCGCCACACCCGAACAGGTCCGTTTTGACGGTTGGGGTGGCGTCGTTTCCGAGGCCTTTGAAAAACATGCCTTTGCCCCCTATACCGCAAAAACCGGCATCAAGGTTGTTTCCGGCACCTTTGGTGGCGCGGATGAATATCTGGCACGGGTAAAATCCAGCCAGCCTGGCGAATTCAACCTCGCCCACCTTTCCGGCGTGTTCGACTATGCCCGTTATCACGGGCTGGAGCTTAGCTCCGAACTGAACGAAGCCAATATTCCCAACCTTAAAACTGTCATCACCAACCTGATCGAGCCGCTGCGCAAAATCTCGGACGGTAAACTTTCGGCTGTTCCCTATGATTATGGCACCACGGGCATTGCCTATAATCGCAAACATATCAGCGACGACGAAGCAAAGACCAAAGGTGCCAAGCTGATGATCGATGAAGCCTATAAAGGCAAAATCGGCGGCTGGGCGGAATGGAAAACCCGTGTCTGGTATGGCGCCCTGCAATCGGATCAGGACCCGAACAACATTGGTGATATGGAAGCCGTTTGGGACATGATCCGCAAACATCGCGATCTGGCCCTGAAATACTGGACTTCCGGTGCCGAGCTGATGAGCCTTCTGGCCGAAGAGGAAATTTACGTTACCGAAGGCTGGTCGGGCCGCATTCGTGCCCTTCAGGACCAGGGGCATGACATTGGCTATTACGACCCCAAAGGCGGCCTTGGCTGGCAGGAATGCATCTTTGTTCTTAAGGGCAGCCCGATGGCAGCCTGCGAAGAACTTCTAAATTTCATGCTGGAACCCGAAGTCGCCATTGCGGTTGCCGAAGGGCAGTTCTACCCGCCCTCGCTGGATCCGCAAAAGGTCGAACTGGGCAAACTCATACCGACCCTTCCGGCATTTGACCCCAGCGGTACGCTGGACGGGCTCAGCTTCTTTGATCCGGCCTACTGGAACAAAAACGAAGCTGACTGGTCGAAGAAATTTTCACGGGTACAGCGCGGTTATTAA
- a CDS encoding ABC transporter ATP-binding protein: MAERQNAVELRNVVKRYGEFTAVKKMDLTVPENSFVTFLGPSGCGKTTTLRMIAGLTDISEGDLMIRDRRVNDLPIHKRNLGLVFQNYALFPHKTIFDNIAFGLKYRKIAKADIARKVQSALELVQLPHVAERYPNQLSGGQQQRIALARAIVIEPDVLLLDEPLSALDANLREEMRVELKRIQRELGIATVFVTHDQSEALAMSDKLVVMNNGVVEQEGAPEDVYNNPSSAFVADFLGHSNIFAGQLAEPAGDTAPVHLQGGPSLLTTAHQMERVAHQQNVRAVIRAEKITVSTDKTPISGDAGTSIPGRVKTVDYLGQMARYFITAEGRDWQVINPIDQHPFSEGAEIFMHIPARNCVLLPGHSD, translated from the coding sequence ATGGCCGAACGCCAGAATGCCGTTGAATTGCGCAATGTCGTAAAGCGATATGGCGAATTCACCGCCGTCAAAAAAATGGACCTGACCGTTCCTGAAAACAGCTTTGTCACGTTTTTGGGGCCATCGGGATGTGGCAAAACCACCACCCTGCGCATGATTGCCGGTTTGACCGACATCAGCGAAGGCGACCTTATGATACGGGATAGGAGGGTCAATGACCTGCCTATCCACAAACGAAATCTGGGGCTGGTATTTCAGAACTACGCGCTGTTTCCGCATAAAACCATTTTTGACAATATCGCCTTTGGCCTGAAATACCGCAAAATCGCCAAGGCCGATATCGCCCGCAAGGTTCAATCGGCGCTGGAACTGGTGCAATTGCCCCATGTCGCCGAACGTTACCCCAACCAGCTTTCCGGCGGGCAGCAGCAACGCATTGCCCTGGCGCGCGCCATTGTCATCGAACCTGATGTTCTGCTGCTTGACGAACCACTTTCGGCACTTGATGCCAATCTGCGTGAAGAAATGCGTGTCGAATTAAAACGCATCCAGCGCGAACTTGGCATTGCCACGGTTTTTGTCACCCATGACCAGTCCGAAGCCCTGGCAATGTCGGATAAACTGGTGGTGATGAATAACGGTGTCGTCGAACAGGAAGGCGCACCGGAAGACGTTTATAACAACCCGTCATCCGCCTTTGTTGCCGACTTTCTGGGGCATTCAAACATCTTTGCCGGCCAACTGGCCGAACCGGCAGGCGATACCGCCCCGGTCCATCTGCAGGGCGGGCCCAGCCTTTTGACCACGGCCCATCAAATGGAACGTGTCGCGCACCAGCAAAATGTGCGCGCCGTGATCCGGGCGGAAAAAATTACGGTTTCAACCGACAAAACCCCAATCAGCGGCGATGCCGGCACCAGCATCCCCGGACGGGTTAAAACCGTTGACTATCTTGGGCAGATGGCGCGCTATTTTATCACGGCCGAAGGGCGTGACTGGCAGGTCATCAACCCGATTGACCAGCATCCCTTTAGCGAGGGTGCGGAAATTTTCATGCATATCCCTGCACGTAACTGTGTGTTGTTACCCGGCCATTCAGACTGA
- a CDS encoding aspartate aminotransferase family protein, giving the protein MTKPGHNRDSKLFYQSRSRRPLIDHAKGVYMWDVNGQRYIDASSGAMVSNIGHSDPRVIAAMQKQMEQATFAYRLHFENDAAENLAWRLAERAPGDLERVFFVSGGSEAVESCLKLARQYTLAIGQAQRSKVISRFPSYHGSTLGALAITGYTPMHAPFAPMMVDQPKIPAPTCYLDRDDLSDHDRGLKYANMLEAEILRQGPETVLAFIMEPVGGAATGALVAPDSYYQRIREICDQYGVLLIYDEVMTGAGRTGKYFAAEHWNIVPDILAVSKGLAAGYAPLGAMIAPDRIVSPVLDHGGFIHGYTYAGNPIACAAGNAVLDVIEQDGLLENAASSGAALKAELGKLMASYSFIGDVRGKGLLLAMELVANRDTMEPIAPKHMAAARLVDIAYDKGLIIYWRRTRGGYRGDHVMVCPPMTITLDQFGDILGPLNDALAQLETELKQAGGI; this is encoded by the coding sequence ATGACAAAACCCGGGCATAACCGGGATTCAAAGCTGTTCTATCAAAGCCGGTCACGCCGTCCGCTTATCGACCATGCCAAAGGCGTTTACATGTGGGATGTTAACGGCCAACGTTACATCGACGCATCAAGCGGCGCCATGGTCAGCAATATCGGCCACAGCGACCCGCGCGTTATTGCCGCCATGCAAAAACAAATGGAACAGGCGACATTTGCCTATCGCCTGCATTTTGAAAATGATGCGGCCGAAAATCTGGCCTGGCGCCTGGCCGAACGCGCACCAGGCGACCTGGAACGAGTGTTTTTCGTATCGGGCGGGTCCGAAGCCGTAGAAAGCTGCCTGAAACTGGCACGGCAATACACGCTTGCCATTGGGCAGGCCCAACGCAGCAAGGTCATTTCACGCTTTCCCAGCTATCATGGCTCAACGCTAGGCGCGCTGGCGATCACCGGCTATACGCCGATGCACGCGCCCTTTGCCCCGATGATGGTTGATCAACCCAAAATCCCGGCACCAACCTGCTATCTCGACCGCGATGACCTGAGCGATCATGACCGCGGCCTTAAATATGCAAACATGCTTGAAGCCGAAATTCTGCGCCAGGGCCCCGAAACAGTACTGGCCTTTATCATGGAACCCGTTGGCGGGGCCGCCACCGGCGCCCTTGTTGCGCCCGATAGCTACTACCAGCGCATTCGCGAAATTTGCGATCAATATGGCGTGTTGCTGATCTATGACGAGGTCATGACCGGCGCGGGCCGAACCGGTAAATATTTCGCCGCCGAACACTGGAATATCGTGCCCGATATCCTGGCAGTGTCAAAAGGCCTGGCAGCAGGTTATGCCCCGCTAGGCGCCATGATCGCGCCAGACCGTATTGTAAGCCCGGTTCTGGATCATGGCGGCTTTATCCATGGTTACACCTATGCCGGCAATCCCATTGCCTGTGCGGCGGGCAATGCGGTGCTTGATGTTATCGAACAGGACGGCCTTTTGGAAAACGCCGCATCATCGGGTGCCGCCCTGAAGGCCGAGCTAGGCAAGCTGATGGCATCCTATTCCTTTATCGGGGATGTGCGCGGCAAGGGCCTGCTGCTTGCAATGGAGCTGGTTGCCAACCGCGACACAATGGAACCCATCGCCCCAAAACATATGGCCGCCGCCCGGCTGGTTGATATCGCCTATGACAAAGGCCTGATCATTTACTGGCGACGTACACGCGGCGGGTATCGCGGTGACCATGTTATGGTCTGCCCACCCATGACCATAACACTTGACCAGTTTGGCGATATTCTGGGCCCGCTTAACGATGCCCTGGCACAGCTTGAAACCGAACTTAAACAGGCGGGGGGCATTTGA
- a CDS encoding 3-keto-5-aminohexanoate cleavage protein: MANKVIITCAVTGSVHTPSMSPHLPITPDEIADQAIAAANEGAAILHLHARNPETGFPAPDPEIFMQFLPKIRQASNAVINISTGGGMTMTVDQRIRAAKTTSPEMASLNLGTMNFGLFPALNRKTEWQHDWEPDFLESSRDFVFKNTFSDIETMLSQLGDANGTRFEFECYDVGHLYTLAHFINRGLVKGPVFLQFVLGVLGGIGADPENLMHMKATADKLFGDQYRFSVLGVGRAQMPFAAMSAGMGGHVRVGLEDNLYIRKGELARSNAEQVAKVRDILTGLNLEIATPDEAREMLGLKGYDSVGF, encoded by the coding sequence ATGGCAAACAAGGTTATTATCACCTGTGCCGTGACCGGGTCGGTCCATACCCCGTCCATGAGCCCGCATCTGCCCATCACCCCCGATGAAATTGCAGATCAGGCCATTGCCGCGGCAAATGAAGGGGCCGCCATTTTGCACCTTCATGCACGGAACCCGGAAACGGGTTTTCCGGCCCCGGACCCGGAAATTTTCATGCAATTTCTGCCCAAAATCCGCCAGGCAAGCAATGCGGTAATCAATATCTCGACCGGCGGCGGAATGACCATGACGGTGGATCAACGCATTCGGGCTGCGAAAACAACATCGCCGGAAATGGCATCGCTTAATCTGGGCACCATGAATTTTGGCCTGTTCCCTGCCCTTAATCGTAAAACCGAATGGCAGCACGACTGGGAACCGGACTTCCTTGAAAGCAGCCGGGATTTCGTATTTAAAAATACATTTTCAGATATAGAAACAATGCTGTCGCAACTGGGCGATGCCAACGGCACCCGGTTTGAATTTGAATGTTATGATGTTGGACATCTTTATACGCTGGCCCACTTCATTAATCGTGGGCTGGTAAAAGGCCCGGTCTTTTTGCAATTCGTGCTGGGTGTTTTGGGTGGCATTGGGGCCGACCCTGAAAACCTGATGCATATGAAGGCCACCGCCGACAAACTTTTTGGCGACCAATACCGGTTTTCGGTATTGGGGGTTGGCCGGGCACAAATGCCATTTGCCGCCATGTCGGCAGGGATGGGCGGGCATGTGCGTGTTGGCCTGGAAGACAATCTTTACATTCGCAAAGGCGAACTGGCGCGCAGCAATGCCGAACAGGTCGCAAAGGTTCGCGACATTCTGACAGGTTTGAACCTTGAAATCGCGACACCGGACGAAGCCCGCGAAATGCTGGGCCTGAAGGGATATGACAGCGTCGGGTTTTAA
- a CDS encoding histone deacetylase family protein, which yields MMHAYFSPDQLLHHGQSFLVGGERKPIPETPERADILNAALTKLGISPSRPADYGLSPIARVHSPEYLLFLENIHQEWRAAGGADIVVPHIHPFDRQGIYPATPAGKAGFHLGDTSCPITAGTWQSARASANCAIAAARDVGAEKTDIAYALCRPPGHHASREIAGGFCYLNNSAIAAMDLRERFGRVAILDIDLHHGNGTQHIFYDRDDVLTLSIHADPAGFYPFYWGHAHERGNGAGLGYNHNFPLPLGSGDEVFLNALDRALETIQRYAPDGLVLACGLDASGDDPFGGLCVSTGGFGKISRKISLIGLPTVIVQEGGYVSPTLGDNLVQFLESFAEARS from the coding sequence ATGATGCATGCCTATTTTTCACCAGACCAATTGTTACATCACGGCCAGTCCTTTCTGGTCGGTGGGGAACGAAAACCCATTCCCGAAACGCCGGAACGGGCCGATATCTTAAATGCTGCCCTAACAAAGCTGGGTATTTCCCCATCCCGACCCGCCGATTATGGCCTGTCCCCCATCGCCCGCGTCCATTCGCCTGAATATCTGCTGTTTTTGGAAAACATCCATCAGGAATGGCGCGCAGCAGGCGGTGCCGACATTGTGGTTCCCCATATTCACCCCTTTGATCGTCAGGGTATTTACCCGGCAACACCCGCGGGCAAGGCTGGCTTTCATCTTGGCGATACATCCTGCCCGATTACCGCGGGGACATGGCAATCAGCACGGGCCAGTGCCAATTGCGCAATTGCGGCTGCGCGCGATGTTGGTGCTGAAAAAACCGATATCGCCTATGCCCTGTGCCGCCCGCCAGGGCACCACGCCAGCCGTGAAATTGCAGGGGGGTTCTGTTATCTGAACAATTCTGCAATTGCGGCAATGGATCTGCGCGAACGGTTTGGCAGAGTCGCCATCCTGGATATCGACCTGCATCACGGTAATGGCACGCAACACATATTTTATGACCGGGACGATGTTTTAACCCTGTCCATCCATGCCGACCCGGCAGGATTTTACCCGTTTTACTGGGGCCATGCCCATGAACGCGGCAATGGCGCAGGCCTTGGTTACAATCACAACTTTCCCCTGCCCCTTGGCAGTGGCGATGAAGTGTTTCTAAATGCCCTGGATCGGGCATTGGAAACCATACAGCGCTACGCGCCCGATGGGCTGGTTCTGGCATGCGGGCTGGATGCTTCTGGCGATGACCCGTTTGGGGGACTTTGCGTCAGCACTGGCGGATTTGGCAAAATATCCCGTAAAATCAGCTTGATCGGCCTGCCCACCGTGATAGTTCAGGAAGGCGGGTATGTCAGCCCGACACTGGGTGACAACCTTGTTCAGTTCCTTGAAAGCTTTGCGGAGGCACGATCATGA
- a CDS encoding NAD(P)/FAD-dependent oxidoreductase, translating into MTSADIIIIGGGIAGMSAAYFLAQKGKKVIVLEREDQPGYHSTGRSAALYSETYGPKIIRKMSTASRSFFLTPPEGFTDHPILTPRGMMIAGMPGEEKELQELLTEGRANGADVQALSPAQIGELIPIIDTTQFIGGALEPAAMDIDVHALHWGFIRHFKQMNGEIITRADVAKIDKTDENWVITTSRNDQFSAPVIVNAAGAWVDEIAKAANVTPLGITPKRRTAVMVDLPAGINAEKWHMTATIDEGLYFKPDAGRLLVSPADATPTTPQDVQPEELDVAIAIDRLMTVTSLKVGRPGESWAGLRSFFADGDPVSGFDPAQNGFYWLAGQGGYGIQTAPAMGEFAACMICGEDIPAGMKKLGITQEALSPTRPGLLPEITEATS; encoded by the coding sequence ATGACTTCAGCCGACATCATCATCATCGGGGGTGGAATCGCCGGGATGTCTGCAGCCTATTTTTTGGCGCAGAAAGGCAAAAAAGTGATCGTTCTGGAACGCGAAGACCAGCCTGGCTATCACAGCACCGGGCGATCCGCCGCACTTTACAGCGAAACCTATGGCCCGAAAATCATTCGTAAAATGTCCACGGCCAGCCGGTCCTTTTTCCTGACCCCACCCGAAGGCTTTACCGACCATCCAATCCTGACCCCGCGCGGCATGATGATTGCCGGTATGCCCGGCGAGGAAAAGGAACTGCAAGAGCTGTTAACCGAAGGCCGGGCAAATGGTGCGGATGTGCAGGCACTTAGCCCCGCACAAATTGGTGAACTGATCCCGATCATTGATACCACCCAGTTTATCGGCGGCGCGCTGGAACCTGCGGCAATGGATATCGACGTTCATGCACTGCATTGGGGTTTCATTCGCCATTTCAAACAGATGAATGGCGAAATCATCACCCGTGCTGACGTCGCCAAAATCGACAAAACTGACGAAAACTGGGTCATTACCACCTCGCGCAATGACCAGTTTAGCGCACCCGTCATTGTCAATGCTGCGGGTGCCTGGGTCGATGAAATTGCGAAGGCAGCCAATGTCACCCCGCTTGGCATTACGCCCAAACGCCGCACAGCCGTAATGGTGGACCTGCCCGCTGGCATCAATGCCGAAAAATGGCACATGACCGCCACCATCGACGAAGGCCTGTATTTCAAACCCGATGCCGGGCGTTTGCTGGTATCCCCGGCTGATGCAACCCCGACAACACCGCAGGATGTGCAACCCGAAGAACTTGACGTTGCCATTGCCATTGACCGGCTGATGACGGTTACCAGCCTTAAGGTGGGCCGCCCCGGCGAAAGCTGGGCCGGGTTGCGCAGCTTCTTTGCCGATGGCGACCCGGTTTCCGGGTTTGACCCGGCACAAAACGGCTTTTACTGGCTGGCTGGCCAGGGCGGATATGGCATTCAAACCGCCCCGGCCATGGGCGAATTTGCCGCCTGCATGATTTGTGGCGAGGACATCCCCGCCGGGATGAAAAAGCTCGGCATCACGCAAGAGGCCCTGTCCCCCACCCGGCCCGGCCTGTTGCCCGAAATTACAGAAGCAACATCATGA